One Edaphobacter bradus DNA window includes the following coding sequences:
- a CDS encoding aminopeptidase P N-terminal domain-containing protein gives MRSLRILMLACCFTSMAAHALDSVPKSEYHQRRVALATEMKSSGVAVLFAAEEPVLDFMPYRQDEDFYYLSGWNEPGAAMVIIPAAEAVAETPGTALGGRAAQAYREILFLPTRNPRTEKYTGTKMDANTPGVAASTGFDEVLPMTALPEVLNKLVAGDRQRMRHIFTQRDSPHAHALAEFTAATLGMGATPDTHDVADLTTPLRAIKSPAEIDLLRKASNASIAAQFAEMKAIHPGVTERKVAGVIIEKLMEEGCERVSYAPIVGSGKNSATLHYGDNSATMKSGDVVLIDAAGEYSMYASDITRTMPVNGHFTPRQRELYDVVLGAQRAAAAAFVAGKSKINDPQHKESDSLDQAAYAYINSHGKDLHGQPLGQYMVHGLGHLVGIDVHDPWDYTKPLDKGMVFTIEPGIYLPEEGIGIRIEDVFYVDADGKLVDLIAELPHEAADVEAAMRH, from the coding sequence GTGCGATCGCTACGAATTTTGATGCTGGCCTGCTGTTTTACGAGCATGGCCGCCCACGCCCTCGACTCGGTCCCCAAGTCCGAGTACCACCAGCGCCGCGTCGCGCTCGCCACCGAGATGAAGAGTAGCGGCGTCGCCGTGCTCTTCGCGGCTGAGGAGCCAGTCCTGGACTTCATGCCCTACCGCCAGGACGAGGACTTCTACTACCTCAGCGGATGGAACGAGCCCGGCGCTGCGATGGTCATCATTCCCGCAGCCGAGGCCGTCGCCGAAACGCCGGGCACCGCGCTCGGCGGCCGCGCCGCGCAGGCCTACCGCGAGATTCTCTTCCTCCCCACGCGTAACCCGCGCACCGAGAAGTACACCGGCACCAAGATGGACGCGAACACGCCAGGCGTGGCCGCCTCCACGGGCTTCGACGAAGTATTGCCAATGACTGCTCTGCCCGAGGTGTTGAACAAGCTTGTGGCAGGCGATCGTCAGCGCATGCGCCACATCTTCACGCAGAGAGACTCTCCGCATGCCCACGCCCTCGCCGAGTTCACCGCAGCGACGCTCGGCATGGGAGCGACACCCGACACCCACGATGTCGCCGATCTGACGACTCCGCTGCGCGCCATTAAGTCTCCCGCTGAGATCGATCTGCTCCGCAAGGCTTCAAATGCCTCCATCGCAGCGCAGTTCGCCGAGATGAAGGCCATCCACCCAGGTGTCACCGAGCGCAAGGTCGCCGGCGTCATCATCGAAAAGCTGATGGAAGAAGGTTGCGAACGCGTAAGTTACGCGCCCATCGTAGGCTCGGGCAAAAACTCCGCCACGCTCCACTACGGTGACAACTCCGCGACCATGAAGTCCGGCGACGTCGTGCTGATCGACGCAGCGGGCGAGTACAGCATGTACGCCAGCGACATCACCCGCACGATGCCGGTCAACGGACACTTCACGCCTCGCCAGCGCGAGCTCTACGACGTCGTCCTCGGCGCACAGCGTGCGGCCGCAGCGGCCTTTGTCGCGGGTAAGTCAAAGATCAACGATCCGCAGCACAAGGAGTCCGACTCGCTCGACCAGGCCGCCTACGCGTACATTAACTCGCACGGCAAGGACCTCCACGGGCAACCGCTCGGCCAGTACATGGTCCACGGCCTCGGCCACCTCGTGGGCATCGACGTCCACGACCCCTGGGACTACACCAAGCCACTCGACAAGGGAATGGTCTTCACCATTGAGCCCGGAATCTATCTTCCGGAGGAAGGCATCGGCATTCGCATCGAGGACGTCTTCTATGTTGATGCCGACGGCAAGCTCGTCGATCTCATCGCGGAACTACCCCATGAGGCCGCCGATGTTGAGGCGGCAATGCGGCATTGA
- a CDS encoding outer membrane beta-barrel protein, with translation MHKTVKLNRAFFTITRIAAICLFGSGVTLGLQAQQPQAADSQDKVLDLRASLTAPLDLPAPSDLNYSSSVGAAETEAAERFNLSGREDQPPPRRSYGRRPNYNDSWHNSDGSNKYTVVVGGGFTLPTGGTHNYATTSWKFQVGGGRNFNKRFGVLLQFDYDRFGMQTSTLNQQLALYNSLGAGLTQLDGYVKDWSFTLNPVYNVYQSDAVGAYVVVGLGFYHKYTSFTTPVTATCFDPFFGYYLCSANARVDWYTSNAFGVNGGIGFTYRLSRFASERFYAEARYVWTNNQRRPYDVSGTTSYFNAFPQAGAPTTYIPVTFGIRF, from the coding sequence ATGCACAAGACGGTCAAATTGAACCGCGCGTTTTTCACGATTACCCGCATAGCGGCCATCTGTCTGTTTGGATCCGGAGTTACGCTGGGCCTTCAGGCGCAGCAGCCGCAGGCCGCGGACTCGCAAGACAAGGTTCTTGATCTCAGGGCTTCTCTGACAGCGCCGCTCGATCTTCCCGCGCCGAGCGACCTGAATTACAGCAGCAGCGTGGGCGCAGCGGAGACCGAGGCCGCTGAGCGCTTCAATCTGAGCGGGCGCGAGGACCAGCCGCCACCGCGCCGCAGCTATGGCCGCCGCCCGAACTACAACGACAGCTGGCACAATTCCGATGGTTCCAACAAGTACACAGTCGTTGTTGGAGGCGGCTTTACACTGCCCACCGGCGGAACCCACAACTACGCGACGACAAGCTGGAAGTTCCAGGTGGGGGGCGGTCGTAACTTCAATAAGAGATTCGGCGTCCTGCTCCAGTTCGACTACGACCGCTTCGGCATGCAGACCAGTACCCTCAACCAACAGCTCGCCCTCTACAACAGCCTCGGTGCCGGTCTTACCCAGCTCGACGGCTACGTCAAGGACTGGTCATTTACGCTCAATCCCGTATACAACGTCTATCAGTCGGATGCCGTGGGAGCTTATGTTGTAGTAGGCCTCGGCTTCTACCACAAGTACACCAGCTTTACGACTCCCGTGACTGCCACGTGCTTCGATCCGTTCTTCGGTTATTACCTATGCTCGGCCAATGCACGTGTTGATTGGTACACCAGCAATGCTTTCGGGGTGAATGGTGGAATTGGTTTCACCTATAGACTGTCACGATTTGCTAGCGAGCGCTTCTATGCGGAAGCCCGCTACGTCTGGACTAACAATCAACGCCGCCCCTACGATGTCAGCGGGACCACTTCCTATTTCAACGCCTTCCCGCAGGCCGGCGCACCAACGACGTACATTCCTGTCACCTTCGGCATTCGCTTCTAA